In Bacteroidota bacterium, one DNA window encodes the following:
- a CDS encoding NADH-quinone oxidoreductase subunit I, with protein sequence MSLWERIYLPEIARGLFTSIKHLFRPKFVRQYPEEKWDAPASFRGRPVLVQEDNGVERCVACGLCSRVCPPLAIEVQASETELLKERYPVRFEINMLRCIFCGFCEEVCPEEAIVMSQDYELTFRKYSDALYGKDKLLTPKAKLKDRLEFLRQMRTSK encoded by the coding sequence ATGTCGCTCTGGGAGCGTATCTACCTGCCAGAGATCGCGCGTGGGTTGTTCACGTCGATCAAGCATCTGTTTCGTCCGAAGTTCGTTCGTCAGTATCCGGAAGAAAAATGGGATGCGCCTGCGTCTTTTCGCGGACGCCCGGTACTGGTGCAGGAAGATAACGGCGTCGAGCGCTGTGTAGCGTGCGGGCTGTGCTCGCGGGTGTGCCCGCCGTTAGCAATCGAGGTGCAAGCCAGCGAAACGGAATTGCTGAAAGAACGCTATCCTGTCCGCTTCGAGATCAATATGCTTCGCTGTATTTTCTGCGGATTTTGCGAAGAGGTCTGTCCCGAAGAAGCGATCGTGATGAGCCAGGATTACGAACTTACATTTCGCAAGTATTCCGATGCTCTGTATGGTAAGGACAAGCTCCTGACTCCGAAGGCCAAACTGAAGGACAGGCTGGAATTTTTGCGGCAGATGAGAACTTCTAAATAA
- the nuoH gene encoding NADH-quinone oxidoreductase subunit NuoH has protein sequence MIVEALIKIVALLLIVLTSVAYLVLLERWICAWLQDRIGPNRVGPLGLLQPLADVLKLLLKEDIEPTAAQGWYHWLAPVISITVAISALAIVPFGASLVLGGHTVNIAVASGVNIGVLYIIALTSVGVYGITLAGWSSGSKYSLLGGLRSSAQMISYELTLGLGLVSVVMLSGSLDMTNIIHSQIAGGWNILRAPLGFLLFITSSFAETNRQPFDLPEAEPELVGGYHTEYSSMKWALFFLSEYANMITASAVMTVLFLGGWHVPFFDLSSMNPIAQAAIGVGAMAVKMFAIIFFFMWVRWSIPRFRYDQLMDLGWKVLLPLGILNIVLTALEKTYLL, from the coding sequence ATGATCGTTGAAGCCCTCATTAAGATAGTCGCCTTACTGCTGATCGTTCTGACATCGGTTGCATACCTCGTTCTGCTGGAACGTTGGATCTGCGCCTGGTTGCAAGACCGTATTGGTCCGAACCGTGTCGGTCCGCTCGGATTATTGCAACCGTTGGCTGACGTCCTGAAACTCTTGCTCAAAGAGGATATCGAACCGACAGCGGCACAAGGGTGGTACCATTGGCTTGCACCTGTGATCTCGATCACAGTGGCGATCAGTGCATTGGCGATCGTTCCGTTCGGGGCCAGTCTCGTTCTCGGTGGTCATACCGTCAATATCGCAGTTGCAAGTGGTGTGAATATCGGGGTGCTGTATATCATTGCGCTCACGAGTGTCGGGGTATATGGGATTACGCTTGCCGGCTGGTCGAGCGGATCGAAGTACTCGTTGCTCGGCGGTCTTCGTTCGAGCGCACAGATGATCAGCTATGAGCTCACACTCGGGCTCGGCCTGGTGTCTGTGGTGATGCTTTCAGGGTCACTCGACATGACGAACATCATCCACTCACAGATTGCCGGTGGTTGGAATATTTTGCGTGCACCGCTTGGATTCCTCCTGTTCATCACCTCATCATTTGCCGAGACAAATCGCCAGCCATTCGATCTTCCGGAAGCGGAGCCGGAATTGGTCGGTGGATACCACACGGAGTATAGCTCGATGAAGTGGGCGCTGTTCTTCCTTTCGGAGTATGCGAACATGATCACCGCGAGCGCGGTCATGACCGTCTTGTTTCTCGGCGGTTGGCACGTACCGTTTTTTGATCTTTCGAGCATGAACCCAATCGCTCAGGCAGCGATCGGCGTTGGTGCAATGGCCGTCAAGATGTTCGCGATTATCTTCTTCTTCATGTGGGTGCGCTGGTCGATTCCGCGCTTCCGCTACGATCAGTTGATGGACTTGGGGTGGAAAGTGTTGTTACCACTCGGGATCTTGAATATCGTGCTCACCGCCCTGGAGAAAACGTATCTCTTATGA
- the ruvA gene encoding Holliday junction branch migration protein RuvA produces the protein MIASINGILLSKEAGLIVLEAAGVGYEILCTQAVVEQAPELGVLYRLITRLIVREDSQTLYGFATTAERDLFDMVLAVSGIGPKTGLAIVSALGAARIREAIVQKDLTTLTAIPGIGKKTAERIVVELRDKLLKEEFVAPEVIDMGSGSGIRAQALAALIALGYTRQSAEKAIREVIKIEPDQANSVEKLIKAALKQAN, from the coding sequence ATGATCGCATCAATTAACGGGATTTTGCTCTCGAAGGAAGCGGGACTGATCGTCCTGGAGGCCGCAGGTGTCGGCTACGAAATACTCTGTACCCAAGCGGTGGTTGAACAGGCACCCGAACTTGGGGTGCTATATCGCCTGATTACTCGGCTGATCGTCCGCGAAGATTCACAAACTCTGTACGGATTCGCGACCACTGCCGAACGCGACCTCTTTGACATGGTCTTAGCGGTCAGCGGCATTGGCCCGAAGACCGGGCTCGCCATTGTCTCTGCCTTGGGTGCGGCCCGGATCCGTGAAGCGATCGTACAGAAGGATTTGACCACTCTGACTGCGATCCCAGGTATCGGAAAGAAGACGGCAGAGCGTATCGTCGTCGAACTGCGCGACAAACTCCTCAAAGAAGAATTCGTCGCGCCGGAAGTTATCGACATGGGCTCTGGCTCGGGCATACGAGCCCAGGCGCTTGCTGCGCTCATTGCACTGGGGTACACTCGACAGAGTGCCGAGAAAGCGATCAGAGAGGTCATCAAGATCGAACCCGATCAAGCGAATTCGGTCGAGAAGCTCATAAAGGCAGCACTAAAACAAGCGAATTAG
- a CDS encoding thiamine diphosphokinase has product MSETGGHIVLLLDGESPSVRLAEYAAANAIYIAATDGAARTAKQLKLPLHLIIGDLDSIDHEAREHFSSTRIITVADQYSNDFEKALHYILEQEVGDDLLILGMHGRRTDHTLTNLSVLVRFRDRFRSLRILDDHQEHRLLTKRYPALHLSQSNGSIISLTPLPHALGVTTNGLYYPITRAEMRFGQQEGLSNYVDGHEGAHVSITEGALLVSMPYTNF; this is encoded by the coding sequence GTGAGCGAGACTGGCGGACATATCGTTCTGCTGCTTGATGGAGAGTCGCCGTCAGTGCGGCTTGCGGAGTATGCCGCTGCGAATGCGATCTATATTGCTGCGACGGACGGCGCAGCTCGAACTGCGAAGCAGCTCAAGCTGCCACTCCATCTCATTATTGGGGATCTGGATAGTATTGACCATGAAGCCCGCGAGCACTTCAGCTCGACTCGGATCATTACTGTTGCTGACCAATATTCGAACGATTTCGAGAAGGCGCTTCACTACATTCTTGAGCAGGAAGTCGGCGATGACCTACTGATTCTCGGAATGCATGGCCGACGTACCGATCATACACTCACCAATCTTAGCGTGCTCGTTCGTTTTCGTGATCGATTCAGGAGTCTCCGCATTCTCGATGATCACCAGGAACATCGTCTCTTGACAAAGCGCTATCCTGCATTGCACCTGTCGCAGTCTAATGGTTCTATTATTTCTCTCACTCCGCTTCCACATGCACTTGGCGTGACAACAAACGGACTATACTATCCGATAACACGTGCAGAAATGCGTTTTGGTCAACAGGAAGGGCTCAGTAATTATGTCGATGGTCACGAGGGAGCACATGTGTCAATCACCGAAGGCGCACTGTTGGTTTCGATGCCATATACGAACTTCTAA
- a CDS encoding TonB-dependent receptor plug domain-containing protein produces the protein MRTLVLTAWLLATAAPLFAQTAPKSDTLRHIEQKEVIVTGFPAVEGKTPVPVTTVRRQELEQGATFKELPNLLRMLPSMVTYTESGTDIGYSYVNIRGFDSRRESILVNGIPQNDPEDHSVYWVDMPDLASFSSNVEIQRGAGSAFYGPPAIGGSINIETFPSADRQFSFSAMGGSYGTSKIGLVANSGLIDGKYLVSTKLSQMHTDGYRDHAFFDTKSYYVSLARIDERSTLQFNFYGGPINDGLGYYGIYPADDARSNFVDRNLRKYNPTETGLSERRANEQESFSQPHYEMLSSYKLDDHLTLFNSLFYVQGEGFFDFDGTWPYVFGGSNSEAYHLTQVYGERYGFAGINDSSLGNELTRAWVGNKQIGWLPRLEFSHDDGMFTLGGEIRIHRSNHWGQVLYAEKLPQNLPVNYHYYEYNGGKDIFSGYLAERYGLNKDINLSASVQLIGQTYHYYNEQPIYLDSIHAAAEGLTAGFHSTSFDVPLFFANPRAGINVNLSDNATAFVSASYTSREPRLSDYYSAESLKLPNFNKKADSTFDFSSPKVKPEHLIDIEVGLRALDLDLDESWKFTGKATGYYMPFTDELLKTNQADLFGNSIVANAEKVLHYGLELEAGLQYSDAFAIKANMTLSHNEIKQFDSYSDTSSVVGKTPIGFPSIIANVSAIITPFKNLQVTLSGRYVGQMYGDIENTDYFRNNAYSVCDLTLSYRLDKIFGADHLTIRGQINNLFDRLYTSYVLADAGFFVAAPRNGFVSIELGL, from the coding sequence ATGCGCACGCTCGTACTCACCGCTTGGTTACTCGCAACCGCTGCACCGCTGTTCGCACAGACGGCACCGAAATCGGATACGTTGCGCCACATTGAACAAAAAGAGGTGATCGTCACCGGGTTTCCGGCGGTCGAAGGAAAAACGCCTGTTCCTGTAACAACCGTTCGACGCCAAGAGCTTGAGCAGGGAGCAACGTTCAAAGAACTTCCGAACCTGTTGCGGATGCTCCCTTCGATGGTTACCTACACTGAGAGCGGTACCGATATTGGATATAGCTATGTAAATATTCGTGGCTTCGATTCGCGTCGTGAGTCGATCCTCGTTAACGGCATTCCGCAAAACGATCCGGAAGATCACTCGGTGTATTGGGTTGACATGCCAGATCTGGCAAGTTTCAGCTCGAACGTTGAGATCCAGCGTGGTGCCGGATCTGCATTCTATGGCCCGCCGGCGATCGGTGGTTCCATCAACATCGAAACGTTTCCGTCGGCCGATCGGCAGTTCAGCTTCAGCGCAATGGGCGGCAGTTACGGTACTTCGAAAATTGGACTGGTTGCAAATTCCGGTTTGATCGACGGGAAATATCTCGTATCAACGAAACTCTCGCAGATGCATACCGATGGATATCGCGATCACGCATTCTTCGATACGAAATCATATTATGTATCGCTTGCTCGCATCGACGAACGTTCGACACTTCAGTTTAACTTCTATGGAGGGCCAATCAACGACGGGCTTGGTTATTATGGTATTTATCCTGCCGACGATGCACGTTCAAACTTCGTTGACCGTAACCTTCGCAAGTATAATCCTACCGAGACCGGTCTTTCCGAGCGACGCGCCAACGAACAGGAGTCGTTCTCGCAGCCGCATTATGAAATGCTATCGTCATACAAACTGGACGACCACCTAACGCTCTTTAATTCGCTCTTCTACGTGCAAGGAGAGGGATTCTTCGATTTCGACGGAACATGGCCCTATGTATTCGGCGGCTCGAATAGCGAGGCCTACCATCTTACGCAAGTGTATGGGGAGCGGTATGGATTCGCAGGGATCAACGATAGCAGTCTTGGCAACGAACTGACCCGTGCATGGGTGGGGAATAAACAGATCGGATGGTTGCCGAGACTCGAGTTTTCGCATGACGATGGAATGTTTACTCTTGGTGGCGAGATCCGAATTCATCGCTCCAACCATTGGGGGCAAGTACTCTATGCGGAGAAACTACCTCAGAATCTTCCAGTGAATTATCATTACTACGAATACAACGGCGGAAAGGATATCTTTTCTGGATATCTGGCTGAACGGTACGGTTTAAACAAGGACATCAATCTGTCAGCGAGCGTACAGCTCATCGGGCAAACGTACCACTATTATAACGAGCAGCCGATCTATCTCGATTCTATACATGCTGCGGCAGAAGGATTAACGGCCGGATTTCATTCTACTTCATTCGATGTACCGCTCTTCTTTGCAAACCCCAGAGCAGGAATCAATGTAAACCTCTCGGATAATGCGACGGCCTTCGTGAGCGCGAGCTATACTTCGCGTGAACCGCGCCTGTCTGATTACTATAGTGCGGAATCGCTCAAGCTTCCGAACTTCAACAAGAAGGCTGACAGTACGTTTGATTTTTCAAGCCCTAAAGTGAAGCCTGAGCATTTGATCGATATCGAGGTAGGTCTGCGCGCACTTGATCTCGATCTTGACGAATCTTGGAAGTTTACCGGGAAAGCGACAGGATACTACATGCCGTTTACCGACGAATTACTGAAGACTAACCAGGCCGACCTTTTTGGGAATAGCATCGTAGCAAATGCGGAAAAGGTCTTACACTATGGCCTCGAACTCGAAGCCGGATTACAATATTCCGATGCATTTGCTATAAAAGCAAACATGACATTGAGTCATAATGAGATTAAGCAATTCGATAGCTATTCCGATACCTCCAGTGTGGTAGGAAAGACCCCGATTGGATTCCCTTCGATAATTGCAAATGTTTCGGCGATCATTACACCGTTCAAAAACCTTCAAGTCACGCTCAGCGGACGATATGTGGGACAGATGTACGGTGACATCGAGAATACGGATTATTTCCGTAACAATGCGTACTCGGTCTGCGATCTTACACTTTCGTATCGTCTCGACAAGATATTCGGTGCCGATCATCTGACAATCCGCGGACAAATCAATAATCTATTCGACCGACTCTATACGAGTTATGTTCTTGCCGATGCCGGATTCTTTGTTGCAGCGCCACGCAACGGATTCGTATCGATCGAACTAGGTCTGTGA
- a CDS encoding (2Fe-2S)-binding protein — MPTVTIDGVQYEAQAGQTIIQVALEHGIDIPHFCWHPGLSVAGNCRMCIVDVEKIPKPSIACATTIADGMVVHTQNEKALKAREDVMEFLLINHPLDCPICDEAGQCKLQDYAFNHSRGESRFEETKNHKDKRVAFGPNVMFDGERCISCSRCIRFSQEVAEQPVLTFVQRGDHVTIQTFPGTQFDNPYSMNVIDICPVGALTSRDFRFKARPWDMSFTETVCAGCARGCSIRVGVRNNEILRLEPRPNPNVNDFWMCDPGRLETYPHVNAEDRVSGAYIRTNGSIQQVSIHDGVHAIASGLKKFKPEEIAFVASAFATLEDNYIFLEAAKQRGAKHVGYFEAVSGEDARLLMRADKAPNAYSLGLLGIKPFGSDIESQIASGKIKAVYALEDDFFSRTHHLQHAFSKLEFFACHATNMTATVKAAHVILPAATWAEKEGVLINFEGWAQKLSPAVATAHVVRGFDHLAQSRLDKFGTPFDKWAQSNKRDAQESWRLAQEVAKALGGKSDHRYTEDVFEAVAHHYPQLKGLTYDLLGSLGRPLNGIDKPFKESSYREVYQLDTIDEIPVLS; from the coding sequence ATGCCGACAGTAACGATCGACGGCGTCCAGTACGAAGCGCAAGCAGGGCAGACCATCATTCAGGTGGCGCTCGAGCATGGAATAGACATTCCGCATTTCTGCTGGCATCCGGGGCTGAGCGTAGCAGGCAACTGCCGTATGTGTATCGTTGATGTCGAGAAGATCCCTAAACCCTCGATCGCCTGTGCGACCACCATTGCCGATGGCATGGTAGTGCACACGCAGAACGAGAAGGCGTTGAAGGCTCGCGAGGATGTGATGGAGTTCTTGCTCATCAACCATCCGCTCGATTGCCCGATCTGTGACGAAGCAGGGCAGTGTAAGCTTCAGGATTATGCCTTCAATCACTCACGCGGCGAGTCGCGCTTCGAGGAAACGAAGAATCACAAGGACAAGCGCGTTGCGTTCGGGCCGAACGTGATGTTCGACGGTGAGCGCTGCATCTCCTGCTCGCGCTGCATTCGGTTCTCGCAGGAAGTGGCTGAGCAGCCGGTACTGACGTTCGTTCAGCGCGGTGATCACGTCACGATTCAGACTTTCCCGGGCACGCAGTTCGATAACCCGTATTCCATGAACGTGATCGACATTTGTCCGGTCGGTGCGCTCACGAGCCGCGACTTCCGGTTCAAGGCACGTCCGTGGGATATGTCGTTCACCGAGACAGTGTGCGCGGGATGTGCACGAGGATGTAGTATACGGGTCGGCGTTCGCAATAATGAGATATTGCGTCTCGAGCCGAGACCGAACCCGAACGTTAACGATTTCTGGATGTGCGACCCCGGCCGTCTCGAGACCTATCCGCATGTCAACGCCGAGGACCGAGTGAGTGGAGCATACATCCGTACAAACGGTTCGATCCAGCAGGTTTCGATACACGACGGAGTGCATGCAATTGCTTCAGGACTCAAAAAGTTTAAGCCTGAAGAGATCGCATTTGTCGCCTCTGCATTTGCGACACTAGAGGATAATTATATATTCCTTGAGGCTGCAAAGCAGCGCGGCGCAAAGCATGTTGGGTACTTCGAAGCGGTGAGTGGGGAAGATGCCCGATTGCTCATGAGAGCCGACAAGGCACCGAACGCATATAGTCTCGGACTGCTCGGCATTAAGCCGTTCGGTAGCGATATCGAATCGCAGATTGCCAGTGGTAAGATCAAAGCAGTGTATGCGCTTGAGGACGATTTCTTCTCGCGTACGCACCACTTGCAGCATGCGTTTTCTAAGCTCGAGTTTTTCGCTTGTCATGCAACGAATATGACGGCAACGGTCAAGGCAGCTCACGTTATCCTTCCTGCTGCGACATGGGCGGAGAAAGAAGGTGTGCTCATCAATTTCGAAGGCTGGGCACAGAAGCTCTCTCCGGCAGTTGCAACGGCGCACGTCGTTCGCGGATTCGATCATCTTGCGCAGTCGCGCCTCGATAAGTTCGGTACGCCGTTCGATAAGTGGGCACAGTCGAACAAGCGTGATGCGCAGGAGTCGTGGCGTTTGGCTCAGGAGGTTGCGAAGGCATTGGGTGGCAAGAGCGATCACCGATACACCGAAGACGTGTTTGAAGCTGTGGCTCACCACTACCCGCAACTGAAGGGTTTGACCTATGACCTGCTCGGTTCGCTCGGCCGTCCGCTCAACGGCATAGACAAACCGTTCAAAGAATCGTCGTATCGCGAGGTCTATCAGCTCGATACCATCGACGAGATTCCCGTACTATCGTAA
- a CDS encoding T9SS type A sorting domain-containing protein has product MRRGALFLVVIVLFVVAQTASAQGRLGTVLAPAEIPAGEDFCVRITASALEHGVERAIAVQYSDGFKFLGAYAADEDGADTVSLEWYPSVASMFTRERGHAVVAYEDHTTMYSNHFNAVAYFFRFRAPLKAATLKVQACLVERADLSVTPPKETSKKKQPKRRKPSASTTWKVVAPDLGEDFTFADADTKEYSRNIRIVTGWEKTSRALTLHGNHGATAMLETDSAVLPSLFAQEFTLSCWYRSTEPLQGIFHWVLNGAGRGAWLATDALGDLTFYSHEVHSSDDTIISVAVPITDGAWHYLTCTHDAFGIITIEVDGKERDTLTSSTDLSGLRRFDIGNASGVNRFYVDELSLRTGVEITNAAPTILVRDTVASLFGLFHFEDFGQTARSSVALRKVIHQNDSIVSLVRVPIYFQLDSGASIGESSSPVLTDHAVLSVEQANATKVTFSWLATSEIGVKRYELQRRIASFGDYEKTLDVKAKQSISAQEKDHAIVSRANYSAVETLPSIGRDIELSYRLALIGERDSVMGYTQPVKLEYGGNRDVFVEQNKPNPFNPKTIINFRLARACVVTVTVYDIMGREVGVLLNDKLAVGKHSLEVDATMWPGGIYFYKVKTPRTIVTKRMVVAK; this is encoded by the coding sequence ATGCGTCGCGGCGCGCTTTTTCTCGTAGTCATAGTATTGTTTGTCGTGGCCCAAACAGCGTCCGCACAAGGCCGTCTGGGCACAGTACTTGCTCCTGCCGAAATCCCGGCGGGCGAAGATTTCTGCGTGCGTATTACCGCGTCGGCCCTCGAACACGGGGTTGAGCGTGCTATTGCGGTGCAGTACTCCGATGGATTCAAATTTCTCGGAGCTTACGCGGCGGATGAAGATGGAGCGGATACTGTATCGCTTGAGTGGTACCCAAGTGTAGCATCGATGTTTACTCGTGAGCGTGGACACGCCGTCGTCGCGTATGAAGACCACACTACCATGTACTCCAACCACTTCAATGCCGTTGCGTACTTCTTCCGTTTTCGAGCGCCGCTGAAAGCCGCAACCCTGAAGGTACAGGCGTGTTTGGTGGAACGTGCCGATCTTTCTGTCACCCCACCCAAGGAAACATCCAAGAAGAAGCAACCAAAACGACGCAAACCTTCCGCAAGTACAACTTGGAAAGTGGTTGCCCCCGATCTCGGAGAAGACTTTACGTTCGCCGACGCCGACACAAAAGAATACTCACGGAATATCCGTATCGTAACGGGATGGGAAAAGACGTCACGGGCGCTTACACTCCATGGCAACCATGGTGCAACCGCGATGCTCGAAACGGATTCCGCAGTGCTGCCGTCGCTTTTTGCGCAAGAGTTTACTCTGTCGTGTTGGTACCGGAGCACCGAACCGTTGCAAGGTATTTTCCATTGGGTTCTCAACGGAGCTGGCCGTGGTGCATGGTTGGCAACCGATGCATTAGGCGATCTGACATTCTATTCACATGAAGTCCACTCGTCGGATGATACGATCATTAGCGTTGCAGTACCGATAACGGATGGTGCATGGCACTATCTGACCTGCACCCACGACGCATTTGGCATAATAACGATCGAGGTCGATGGTAAGGAGCGCGACACGCTAACTTCGTCAACGGATTTGTCGGGACTTCGTAGGTTCGATATCGGTAATGCTTCCGGTGTCAATCGCTTCTACGTCGACGAACTGTCACTTCGTACTGGTGTCGAAATCACGAATGCGGCCCCTACCATTCTAGTTCGCGACACTGTTGCTTCTCTCTTCGGATTATTTCACTTTGAAGACTTTGGTCAAACCGCACGTTCGAGCGTTGCGCTGCGCAAAGTTATTCATCAGAATGACTCTATCGTAAGCCTTGTGCGTGTACCGATCTATTTTCAACTTGACTCCGGCGCATCCATCGGCGAGTCTTCGTCTCCGGTGCTCACCGATCATGCTGTTCTTTCTGTGGAACAGGCGAATGCTACAAAGGTAACTTTTTCCTGGCTTGCAACAAGTGAGATCGGTGTAAAGCGTTATGAACTGCAGCGTAGGATCGCCTCATTCGGCGATTACGAGAAAACACTCGATGTAAAAGCAAAGCAGTCGATCTCCGCTCAAGAAAAAGACCATGCGATTGTCTCACGTGCGAATTATTCTGCTGTCGAAACACTCCCATCAATAGGAAGAGATATAGAATTGTCCTATCGCCTCGCCCTGATCGGCGAACGGGATTCGGTGATGGGGTATACCCAGCCGGTTAAGCTCGAATACGGTGGCAATCGTGACGTATTCGTTGAACAAAACAAGCCGAATCCGTTCAACCCAAAGACAATAATTAACTTTCGTCTCGCACGCGCATGTGTTGTAACAGTCACTGTGTATGATATCATGGGAAGAGAAGTCGGAGTTCTGCTTAATGACAAACTTGCAGTCGGGAAACATTCTCTTGAAGTGGATGCAACAATGTGGCCGGGTGGCATCTATTTTTACAAAGTAAAAACTCCTCGCACCATTGTTACAAAACGCATGGTCGTGGCGAAGTAA
- the ald gene encoding alanine dehydrogenase, protein MIIGVPREIKTNENRVALTPSGAEILRSNGHTVLVEHNAGAGSGFSDADYQAHGVEIIATAKEVFDRAEMIMKVKEPIAPEYGLIRKGQVLFTYFHFAADRTLTEAIIKSGSIAIAYETVQKANGSLPLLVPMSEVAGRMAPQEGAKYLEKAQGGRGILLAGVPGTEPAEVVVLGGGVVGTNAAKIAAGLGAHVTLLDVNLDRLRYLDDVMPKNVVTMMSSPYNIRKVIKKADLVIGGVLIPGAKAPRLVTKDMLKDMKPGSVIVDVAVDQGGCIETCKPTTHENPTYVVDGVIHYCVANMPGAVPMTSTIALTNATLPYAVQLANEGYEKAISKNAELRAGVNVIDGHVTYHGVAEAFGLPYEDSHNFIK, encoded by the coding sequence ATGATCATCGGAGTACCACGCGAGATCAAGACAAACGAAAATCGTGTCGCACTGACACCCAGCGGCGCAGAGATCCTTCGCAGCAACGGCCATACTGTGTTGGTCGAGCACAATGCGGGCGCCGGCTCCGGTTTTTCGGATGCCGACTATCAGGCACACGGCGTTGAGATCATCGCGACCGCCAAAGAAGTGTTCGACCGTGCCGAGATGATCATGAAGGTCAAAGAGCCGATCGCACCGGAGTATGGTCTCATCCGGAAGGGCCAAGTACTTTTCACCTATTTCCACTTTGCCGCTGACCGTACACTGACCGAAGCGATCATCAAATCCGGTTCGATCGCGATTGCATACGAGACGGTGCAGAAGGCGAACGGTTCGTTGCCGCTTCTGGTACCGATGTCGGAAGTTGCCGGCCGTATGGCTCCGCAGGAAGGTGCCAAGTATCTCGAGAAGGCACAAGGCGGTCGCGGCATTCTGCTCGCAGGCGTACCGGGTACAGAGCCGGCTGAAGTCGTCGTGCTCGGCGGTGGTGTCGTTGGCACCAATGCAGCCAAGATCGCTGCCGGACTTGGTGCTCACGTCACGCTGCTCGACGTGAATCTCGATCGTTTACGGTACCTTGATGACGTCATGCCAAAGAATGTCGTGACGATGATGTCGAGCCCGTACAACATCCGCAAGGTGATTAAGAAGGCCGACCTCGTTATTGGCGGTGTGCTCATCCCGGGTGCGAAGGCTCCGCGCCTCGTGACGAAGGATATGCTCAAGGACATGAAGCCGGGTTCGGTCATTGTGGATGTCGCTGTTGATCAGGGTGGTTGTATCGAGACGTGCAAGCCGACGACCCATGAGAATCCTACCTACGTCGTCGATGGTGTAATCCACTACTGCGTTGCGAATATGCCGGGTGCTGTGCCGATGACCTCGACGATCGCCCTCACGAATGCGACGCTACCGTACGCGGTACAGCTTGCAAACGAAGGCTACGAGAAGGCGATCTCGAAGAACGCCGAGTTGCGTGCAGGCGTGAATGTGATCGACGGCCACGTGACATATCACGGTGTTGCCGAGGCATTCGGATTGCCGTACGAGGATTCGCACAACTTTATCAAGTAA